A region from the Aquimarina sp. ERC-38 genome encodes:
- the hisB gene encoding bifunctional histidinol-phosphatase/imidazoleglycerol-phosphate dehydratase HisB: MSKDKEDSATHIEKKKVLFIDRDGTIIKETVDEQIDAFEKMIFYPKAFTYLGKIAKELDYELVMITNQDGLGTDSFPEDTFWPVHNFILKSFENEGVVFDKVFLDRTFPHENANTRKPGTGLLTEYFSEEYDLANSFVIGDRLTDMELAKNLGAKGIFIQDQTHLGTDEVTVKQEELQPYIAIETNDWEKIYEFLKLEERVAEITRKTNETDIYIKLNLDGTGKSDITTGIAFFDHMLDQISRHGQMDLDINVKGDLEVDEHHTIEDTAIALGEVFSKALGTKLGIERYGFCLPMDDCLAQAAIDFGGRNWLVWKADFKREMIGKMPTEMFYHFFKSFTDGAKANLNIKAEGENEHHKIEAIFKAFAKAIKVAVKRDADKMILPSTKGML; encoded by the coding sequence ATGAGTAAAGACAAAGAAGACTCCGCTACCCATATAGAAAAAAAGAAAGTACTATTCATAGACCGGGATGGTACGATCATTAAAGAAACCGTGGATGAACAAATTGATGCGTTTGAAAAGATGATTTTTTATCCTAAAGCATTTACCTATCTGGGTAAAATTGCCAAAGAATTGGATTACGAATTGGTGATGATTACCAATCAAGACGGATTAGGAACTGATTCCTTTCCGGAAGATACCTTCTGGCCGGTTCATAATTTTATTTTAAAATCTTTTGAGAATGAGGGAGTGGTGTTTGATAAGGTTTTTTTAGATCGGACTTTTCCTCATGAAAATGCTAATACCCGAAAACCAGGAACCGGGCTACTAACCGAATATTTTTCCGAAGAATACGATTTGGCTAATTCATTTGTCATCGGAGATCGTTTAACCGATATGGAGTTGGCTAAAAACCTAGGAGCAAAAGGGATTTTTATACAGGATCAAACCCATTTGGGTACTGATGAAGTAACTGTCAAACAAGAAGAACTTCAACCTTATATTGCCATTGAAACTAATGATTGGGAAAAAATTTATGAATTTTTAAAACTAGAAGAACGGGTTGCTGAAATCACCCGAAAAACGAATGAAACTGATATTTATATCAAATTAAACCTCGATGGTACCGGAAAAAGTGATATCACTACTGGGATTGCTTTTTTTGATCATATGTTAGATCAGATTTCGCGTCACGGACAAATGGACTTGGATATCAACGTAAAAGGAGACCTTGAAGTAGATGAGCACCACACTATTGAAGATACCGCTATTGCTTTGGGTGAAGTCTTTAGTAAGGCATTAGGTACTAAATTAGGAATTGAGCGCTATGGCTTTTGTTTACCTATGGATGATTGCTTAGCGCAAGCAGCCATTGATTTTGGCGGACGTAACTGGTTAGTTTGGAAAGCGGACTTTAAGAGAGAAATGATTGGCAAAATGCCTACGGAAATGTTTTACCATTTCTTTAAATCCTTTACTGATGGTGCCAAAGCTAATTTAAACATTAAAGCGGAAGGGGAAAATGAACACCATAAGATTGAAGCAATTTTTAAAGCTTTTGCCAAAGCTATTAAAGTAGCGGTAAAAAGAGATGCGGATAAAATGATTTTGCCGAGTACAAAGGGGATGCTTTAG
- the hisH gene encoding imidazole glycerol phosphate synthase subunit HisH, which translates to MNEIIKNDDSTLPPGGGGIVIINYGAGNIQSIKFAFQRLGYKAILSDDPEVIKNADKVIFPGVGEASSAMNKLKASGLHTLIPQLTQPVLGICLGMQLMCTHTEEGDTEGLGIFDVKVKKFSSDVKVPQIGWNQIEQLSSPLFKDIKEKEYIYLVHSYYAPVITETIAQSTYGITYSTALQKDNFYGTQFHPEKSSTVGEKILENFLSYGIKY; encoded by the coding sequence ATGAATGAAATTATAAAGAATGATGATTCTACTTTGCCTCCAGGCGGAGGGGGCATAGTGATTATCAATTACGGAGCAGGTAATATTCAGTCAATTAAATTTGCTTTTCAACGTTTAGGTTACAAAGCTATTTTGAGTGACGATCCGGAAGTGATTAAGAATGCAGACAAAGTAATCTTTCCGGGAGTCGGAGAAGCAAGTAGTGCCATGAATAAATTAAAAGCTTCCGGATTGCATACCTTAATTCCGCAATTAACCCAACCGGTACTTGGTATTTGTTTGGGAATGCAATTAATGTGTACTCACACTGAAGAGGGAGATACGGAGGGCTTAGGAATCTTTGATGTAAAGGTTAAAAAATTCAGCTCTGATGTTAAAGTTCCGCAGATTGGTTGGAATCAGATCGAACAACTATCTTCCCCTTTGTTTAAAGACATTAAAGAGAAAGAATACATTTATTTAGTACATAGTTACTACGCCCCGGTCATTACCGAAACCATTGCTCAATCCACATACGGCATCACTTATTCAACCGCTTTACAAAAAGACAATTTTTACGGAACCCAATTTCACCCGGAAAAGAGTAGTACCGTAGGAGAGAAAATTCTAGAAAACTTTCTCTCCTACGGTATTAAGTATTAA
- the hisC gene encoding histidinol-phosphate transaminase: MTTQNFNINQLVRDNVKKLKPYSSARDEYVSDGSEMVFLDANENPFENGVNRYPDPQQRSLKEVIADQKGIQPENILLGNGSDEVLDLIFRAFCEPKVDNIITLPPTYGMYKVLSEINIVNEREVLLTLDFQPDVDAILNTIDKHTKIIFLCSPNNPTGNSFQKEKIEKLLQAFHGLVIIDEAYIDFSEAPSWTNQLTSYPNLMITQTLSKAYGLAGIRLGLCIASEEIIRILNKIKPPYNVNELTQKRALQRILDQSSVQSEVKDILKERDKLNAFLKELSFVEQVYQSDANFILAKVDDANKRYDQLLAKGIVIRNRTTQPLCKNTLRFTVGTSEENKKLMNTLTILNSEL; this comes from the coding sequence ATGACAACACAAAACTTCAATATTAACCAACTAGTCCGGGACAACGTAAAAAAACTAAAGCCCTATTCTTCAGCGAGGGATGAATATGTTTCGGATGGTTCGGAGATGGTATTTTTGGATGCTAACGAGAATCCGTTTGAAAACGGGGTAAACCGATATCCGGATCCGCAACAACGTAGTTTAAAAGAAGTAATTGCTGATCAAAAAGGTATACAACCGGAAAATATTTTGTTAGGAAATGGAAGTGATGAAGTGTTAGATTTGATTTTTCGGGCATTTTGCGAACCTAAGGTAGATAACATTATTACGTTACCTCCTACCTACGGCATGTATAAAGTTCTGTCTGAAATCAATATTGTTAACGAACGTGAAGTTTTATTAACTCTTGATTTTCAGCCGGATGTTGACGCAATATTAAATACGATTGATAAACATACCAAAATTATTTTTTTATGTTCGCCGAATAACCCCACCGGAAATTCTTTTCAGAAGGAAAAAATAGAAAAGTTATTACAAGCTTTTCACGGTTTGGTCATAATTGATGAAGCCTATATCGATTTTTCCGAAGCACCTTCCTGGACAAATCAATTGACAAGTTATCCTAACTTAATGATCACCCAAACTTTGTCAAAAGCATATGGATTAGCAGGTATCCGGTTAGGTTTATGTATCGCTTCCGAAGAAATAATCCGGATTTTAAATAAAATCAAACCCCCGTATAACGTTAATGAGTTAACTCAAAAAAGGGCTTTACAACGTATTTTAGATCAATCCAGCGTTCAGAGTGAAGTCAAAGACATTCTAAAAGAACGTGATAAACTAAATGCCTTTTTAAAAGAGTTGAGTTTTGTTGAACAAGTATATCAAAGTGATGCCAACTTTATTTTAGCTAAAGTGGATGATGCCAATAAACGTTACGATCAACTATTAGCTAAAGGTATCGTGATTAGGAATCGTACTACACAACCGCTTTGTAAAAACACCTTGCGATTCACGGTAGGAACTTCCGAAGAAAATAAAAAATTAATGAATACCCTAACAATTCTAAATTCTGAACTCTGA
- the hisG gene encoding ATP phosphoribosyltransferase, whose amino-acid sequence MSKIKIAIQKSGRLNEDSVQILKDCGISIDNGKDQLKAATRNFPMEVMFLRNGDIPQYLRDGVVDIAIIGENVLVEKGEDISIAERLNFSKCKVSLAVPKEFEYHSIKDLDGKKIATSYPNTVNQYLEKKGIKAELHQISGSVEIAPNIGLADAICDIVSSGSTLFKNNLKEVEVMLTSEAVLAVSPKIDSENKQLLEKLQFRIQSVLKARASKYVLLNAPNENIDQIVKILPGMRSPTVLPLAEKGWSSIHTVVEKNRFWEILDELKQAGAEGILVCPIEKMVL is encoded by the coding sequence ATGTCAAAAATTAAAATTGCCATTCAAAAAAGTGGCAGGCTGAACGAAGATTCGGTTCAGATTTTAAAAGATTGCGGAATTTCAATTGATAATGGGAAAGACCAGCTTAAAGCAGCCACCCGAAACTTTCCAATGGAAGTTATGTTTTTACGAAATGGTGATATTCCTCAATATCTACGTGATGGCGTAGTTGATATTGCTATTATCGGAGAAAATGTTTTAGTCGAAAAAGGAGAAGATATTAGTATTGCTGAACGGTTAAATTTTTCTAAATGTAAAGTCTCTCTAGCGGTACCAAAAGAGTTTGAATACCATTCCATTAAAGATCTGGACGGTAAAAAAATTGCAACATCCTACCCAAACACGGTAAATCAGTACTTGGAGAAAAAAGGGATAAAAGCTGAGTTACATCAAATTTCGGGTTCGGTAGAAATTGCTCCGAATATTGGGTTAGCAGATGCCATTTGCGATATAGTTTCTAGTGGGAGTACGTTGTTTAAAAATAATTTAAAGGAAGTAGAAGTAATGTTAACTTCTGAGGCGGTACTGGCAGTATCTCCTAAAATTGATTCGGAAAACAAGCAATTGTTGGAGAAATTACAGTTTAGGATTCAGTCTGTTTTAAAAGCAAGAGCTTCTAAATATGTATTATTAAATGCACCCAATGAGAATATTGATCAAATTGTGAAGATTTTACCGGGGATGCGAAGTCCAACAGTATTACCATTAGCCGAAAAGGGGTGGAGTTCGATACATACCGTAGTAGAAAAAAATAGGTTTTGGGAAATTCTGGATGAATTAAAACAAGCCGGGGCAGAGGGGATTCTGGTTTGCCCAATTGAGAAGATGGTTTTATAA
- a CDS encoding sodium:solute symporter family protein, with protein sequence MSLSVLDWGIIASFFIIFAIIGIKVSKQSGKNAQEFFLSGRNMPWWLLGISMVATTFSADTPNLVTDIIRQNGISGNWVWWAFLLTGMLTVFVYAKLWRRSEVLTDLEFYEIRYSGKAAAFLRGFRAIYLGVFFNVMIMASVCLAAIKIGGILFGLQPWECVTYASIITVLYSALGGLRGVIFTDFLQFIVAMVGSIWAAYYLVNLPEIGGLQQLLTHDKVANKLNFLPDFKDTKTLIPLLVIPLAVQWWSVWYPGAEPGGGGYIAQRMLSAKDEKHAVGATLLFNIAHYALRPWPWILIALASLVAFPELSTIQAAFPEVNASIIGHDLAYPAMLTKLPSGLLGIVAASLIAAFMSTISTHLNWGSSYIAIDFYKRFVNPNSEEKTLVNVGRLSTVLLMVFAALLALVLESALSTFNILLQIGAGTGLIFILRWFWWRINAYSEITGMIVSFLFAVYFEFVHEAIFGSRMENYQELIIGVIFTTLSWIVVTLLTPPTENLVLLEFYKKVKPYGMGWNGFKKIVAAQTEAKLEESPDQFTIDLASMLLGVLLVYCALFATGYFIYGNWIGTLVLSTVTALAIVLLIRIQKSR encoded by the coding sequence ATGTCATTATCAGTATTAGATTGGGGTATCATTGCTTCCTTTTTTATCATTTTTGCTATTATCGGAATTAAGGTATCCAAACAATCCGGAAAAAACGCGCAGGAATTTTTTCTTTCCGGACGTAATATGCCTTGGTGGTTGTTAGGTATTTCCATGGTTGCCACCACTTTTTCAGCAGATACCCCTAATCTGGTCACTGATATAATTCGGCAAAACGGAATTTCTGGTAATTGGGTTTGGTGGGCTTTTTTACTTACGGGGATGCTCACTGTTTTTGTATATGCAAAATTGTGGAGACGTTCTGAAGTTTTAACGGATTTGGAATTCTATGAAATACGCTATAGTGGTAAAGCTGCTGCTTTTTTAAGAGGTTTTCGAGCCATCTATTTAGGAGTTTTTTTTAACGTAATGATTATGGCTTCGGTTTGCCTGGCCGCCATAAAAATCGGCGGAATCCTTTTTGGATTGCAACCCTGGGAGTGTGTCACCTATGCGTCTATCATTACTGTGCTCTATAGTGCTTTGGGCGGATTACGAGGGGTCATATTTACCGATTTTCTACAGTTTATCGTAGCCATGGTAGGTTCTATCTGGGCGGCGTACTACTTAGTTAACTTACCGGAAATCGGAGGATTACAACAACTATTAACCCATGATAAAGTGGCGAATAAATTAAACTTTCTACCGGACTTTAAAGATACAAAAACCCTGATTCCGTTGTTAGTAATTCCCTTGGCGGTACAGTGGTGGAGCGTTTGGTATCCGGGTGCCGAACCCGGTGGCGGGGGTTATATTGCTCAAAGAATGCTATCGGCTAAAGATGAAAAACATGCGGTAGGTGCTACATTATTATTTAACATTGCGCATTACGCATTACGACCCTGGCCCTGGATTTTAATTGCGCTAGCATCCCTGGTTGCTTTTCCGGAATTGAGTACGATACAGGCGGCGTTTCCGGAAGTAAATGCTTCCATCATAGGACATGATTTGGCTTATCCCGCTATGTTAACGAAACTACCTAGCGGATTATTAGGTATCGTGGCTGCTTCGTTAATTGCAGCATTTATGAGTACCATCTCAACGCATTTAAATTGGGGTTCTTCTTATATCGCCATTGACTTTTACAAACGTTTTGTAAATCCAAATAGTGAAGAAAAAACCCTGGTCAATGTAGGAAGGCTAAGTACCGTTTTGTTGATGGTATTTGCAGCGCTTCTTGCTTTGGTTTTAGAAAGTGCACTAAGTACGTTTAATATTTTATTACAAATTGGTGCCGGAACCGGATTGATTTTTATTTTACGTTGGTTCTGGTGGCGTATCAATGCTTATAGCGAAATCACCGGAATGATTGTTTCTTTTCTATTTGCCGTATATTTTGAATTTGTACACGAAGCAATTTTTGGTAGTCGGATGGAAAATTACCAGGAATTAATTATTGGAGTAATTTTTACTACCCTGTCCTGGATTGTAGTTACCCTCCTCACCCCTCCTACCGAAAATTTGGTGTTACTGGAATTTTACAAAAAAGTAAAACCATATGGTATGGGGTGGAATGGTTTTAAAAAAATAGTAGCGGCTCAAACGGAAGCTAAACTGGAAGAAAGTCCGGATCAATTTACTATAGATTTAGCATCTATGTTACTGGGAGTATTACTGGTCTATTGTGCCCTTTTTGCTACAGGATACTTTATTTATGGCAACTGGATTGGTACCTTAGTTTTAAGTACGGTAACCGCATTAGCGATTGTATTGTTGATTCGGATCCAGAAAAGCAGGTAA
- a CDS encoding four helix bundle protein has product MNKFENLNIWKKSMELVEKVYEIVGLLPNDEKYGLISQIKRSAISVPSNIAEGSGRNSSKEFLHFLSIANGSLCELETQILLATKLKMTTKENTDDIICKCREIRNMNFSLQRSIKNKHK; this is encoded by the coding sequence ATGAATAAGTTTGAAAATTTAAATATTTGGAAGAAGTCTATGGAACTGGTTGAAAAAGTTTATGAAATAGTAGGATTATTACCAAATGATGAAAAATATGGATTAATTTCTCAAATTAAAAGGTCGGCTATATCTGTACCTTCAAACATAGCAGAAGGTTCAGGTAGAAATTCATCGAAAGAATTTTTACATTTTCTCAGTATAGCAAATGGATCGCTATGCGAATTAGAAACTCAAATTTTATTAGCTACAAAACTTAAAATGACAACTAAAGAAAATACAGACGATATAATTTGTAAGTGTCGAGAAATTAGGAATATGAACTTTTCCTTACAAAGAAGTATTAAAAACAAACATAAATGA
- a CDS encoding DUF3667 domain-containing protein, which yields MELQPTIGESLEISEVKCKNCKNAIEESATFCHQCGAKFVDYRLTVRKITNDFLQDYIGWDNRYFQTFFTFLKSPGLVCQEFIAGVRKKYLSPFSFLAIGLTVSILVFNFFPNQYLTMQSSIFPESFYKITFDAKYAKTPELIGTPNYLKEYTEYKEQQIATMKSQNATVLKHFNLIAFLTIPMYTFIAFLVFGWKKLNYGEHLVINCYLQGFSMITMTLMFTLSPLLKVNGIYFNVPFLMIYYLVTYKQLLKLSWGKTFLKLLKFPIITVGVFLIIMIIGIIGTLLFKGTF from the coding sequence ATGGAATTACAACCAACGATAGGAGAATCTTTAGAGATTAGCGAAGTAAAATGTAAAAATTGTAAAAATGCGATTGAAGAATCTGCAACGTTTTGTCATCAATGCGGAGCAAAATTTGTGGATTATAGGCTAACAGTTCGTAAGATTACTAATGATTTTTTACAAGACTATATTGGTTGGGATAATCGATATTTTCAGACCTTTTTTACTTTTTTAAAATCCCCCGGATTGGTATGCCAGGAATTTATTGCAGGAGTTCGTAAAAAATATTTATCGCCTTTTTCTTTTTTGGCAATTGGATTAACCGTAAGTATTCTTGTATTTAATTTTTTTCCTAACCAATATTTAACAATGCAATCTTCTATTTTTCCGGAGTCATTTTATAAAATCACATTTGATGCGAAATATGCCAAAACTCCAGAATTAATAGGAACTCCCAATTATTTAAAGGAATATACAGAATATAAAGAACAGCAGATTGCAACTATGAAGTCTCAAAATGCTACAGTTTTAAAGCATTTTAATCTAATAGCTTTTTTGACCATTCCAATGTATACTTTTATTGCATTTTTAGTCTTTGGTTGGAAAAAATTAAATTATGGAGAACATCTGGTAATTAACTGTTATCTACAAGGTTTTTCTATGATTACTATGACTCTAATGTTTACATTATCTCCTTTATTAAAAGTGAATGGAATTTATTTTAATGTACCATTTTTAATGATTTACTATTTAGTTACCTACAAACAATTACTAAAATTATCCTGGGGTAAAACTTTTTTAAAATTATTAAAGTTTCCTATAATAACTGTAGGTGTTTTTTTAATCATAATGATAATCGGTATCATAGGAACGCTCCTATTTAAAGGAACATTTTAA
- a CDS encoding sulfatase-like hydrolase/transferase, whose amino-acid sequence MRLRITLLKIQTVIAIILSMNTGWTQTSKKLNGGFILIDDFSWNEVGYDSSTIYETPYLDQLSKEFMHFDRYYTPSPICSPTHVNIITGKKHGKIWRQVMVTGTS is encoded by the coding sequence ATGAGATTACGGATTACTTTATTAAAAATCCAAACTGTCATTGCGATAATCCTATCCATGAATACAGGTTGGACGCAAACTTCTAAAAAACTAAATGGCGGTTTTATTTTAATCGATGACTTTAGCTGGAATGAGGTAGGATATGACAGCTCTACCATCTATGAAACTCCCTACTTGGACCAACTGTCTAAAGAATTCATGCATTTTGACAGATACTATACGCCCAGTCCTATATGTTCGCCTACACATGTAAATATTATTACCGGTAAAAAACATGGCAAGATATGGCGCCAAGTTATGGTTACCGGGACGAGCTAA
- the hisF gene encoding imidazole glycerol phosphate synthase subunit HisF, with the protein MLTKRIIPCLDIKNGRTVKGVNFVGLRDAGDPVELADTYSKAGADELVFLDISATEERRKTLANLVLRIAEKINIPFTVGGGISSVEDVDILLQNGADKVSINSSAVKSPDLINQLAAKFGSQCITVAIDAKQVKGGWKVHLVGGKVPTELDLFEWAKEAEERGAGEILFTSMDNDGTKDGFSNWALSKLSKECNIPIIASGGAGSIAHFVDAFKVGKADAVLAASVFHFKEIAIDDLKEELEKEGIPVRI; encoded by the coding sequence ATGCTAACAAAAAGAATCATTCCTTGTTTGGATATTAAAAATGGACGAACCGTAAAAGGTGTTAATTTTGTAGGTTTACGAGATGCCGGAGATCCGGTTGAACTAGCAGATACTTATTCAAAAGCAGGAGCAGATGAACTGGTGTTCCTGGATATTTCTGCTACAGAAGAACGTCGTAAAACCCTGGCCAACCTGGTACTGAGAATAGCAGAAAAAATTAATATTCCATTTACCGTAGGAGGTGGCATTTCTTCGGTAGAGGATGTGGATATTTTATTGCAAAATGGGGCGGATAAAGTTTCCATTAATTCTTCTGCAGTAAAAAGCCCGGACTTAATCAATCAGTTGGCAGCAAAATTTGGTAGTCAATGTATTACCGTAGCAATAGATGCCAAACAAGTTAAAGGAGGTTGGAAAGTTCACCTGGTAGGGGGGAAAGTACCTACAGAACTGGATTTATTTGAATGGGCAAAAGAAGCCGAAGAAAGAGGGGCAGGCGAAATTTTATTTACCTCTATGGATAATGACGGGACTAAAGACGGATTCTCAAATTGGGCTTTATCTAAGCTTTCTAAAGAATGTAATATTCCAATTATTGCTTCGGGTGGAGCCGGTTCCATAGCACATTTTGTGGATGCTTTTAAAGTGGGTAAAGCAGATGCAGTACTGGCAGCAAGCGTTTTTCATTTTAAAGAAATTGCTATTGATGACTTAAAAGAAGAGCTTGAGAAAGAAGGAATACCAGTTCGAATATAA
- the hisA gene encoding 1-(5-phosphoribosyl)-5-[(5-phosphoribosylamino)methylideneamino]imidazole-4-carboxamide isomerase, with product MRIIPAIDIIDGKCVRLSKGDYATKKIYNENPLEVAKEFEDSGIQYLHLVDLDGAKSKHIVNHKILEKIATKTRLKIDFGGGLKTDDDLKTAFESGANQITGGSIAVKDPSTFISWIKNYGSDKIILGADAQNEKIAVSGWQEESEEDLIPFIQKYQENGISYVICTDISKDGMLEGPAFNLYQKILDNCKNPNEKIKLRLIASGGISTFDELPKLAEIGCEGVIIGKAIYENRISLKQLEGFILNN from the coding sequence ATGAGAATCATCCCGGCCATTGATATCATCGACGGAAAGTGTGTCCGGCTTTCCAAAGGGGATTATGCTACTAAAAAAATATACAACGAAAACCCGCTGGAAGTTGCTAAGGAGTTTGAAGACAGTGGTATTCAATACTTACATTTGGTTGACTTGGATGGAGCCAAATCTAAGCATATCGTCAATCACAAAATTTTAGAAAAGATTGCAACTAAAACAAGGTTAAAAATTGATTTTGGGGGAGGTTTGAAAACTGATGATGACCTTAAAACAGCTTTTGAAAGTGGAGCTAATCAAATTACCGGGGGAAGTATTGCCGTAAAAGACCCGTCAACCTTTATATCTTGGATTAAAAATTACGGGTCTGATAAAATTATCTTAGGAGCTGATGCTCAAAATGAAAAAATTGCGGTAAGCGGCTGGCAGGAAGAGAGTGAAGAAGATTTAATTCCGTTTATTCAAAAATATCAGGAAAACGGAATTTCCTATGTTATTTGTACCGATATTAGTAAAGACGGTATGCTCGAAGGCCCGGCTTTTAATTTATATCAAAAAATTCTTGATAATTGTAAGAATCCGAACGAGAAAATTAAATTAAGGTTAATTGCTTCCGGGGGAATTTCAACTTTTGATGAACTACCTAAATTAGCAGAAATAGGTTGCGAAGGGGTCATTATCGGAAAAGCGATTTATGAAAATAGGATTAGTTTAAAACAATTAGAAGGATTTATTCTAAACAACTGA
- the hisD gene encoding histidinol dehydrogenase: protein MKKIYNPNRESWAEILKRPTKTVADIEATVLEVFKEVQKDGDQAIQKYTKKFDGVRTDQIVVSQEELSTANTLVSEELKNAIQVAKGNIERFHEAQKTTQVRVETTTGVDCWQEKRPIQKVGLYIPGGTAPLFSTILMLAIPANIAGCSEIVLCSPPNNEGKIHPAILYTANLCGVTKICKVGGIQAVAGLTFGTDSIPKVYKIFGPGNQYVTVAKQLATQFGVAIDMPAGPSELLVVADTSANAAFVASDLLSQAEHGKDSQVILVSTSKELIAEVEKEVDAQLQQLPRMEIAKAAIKNSKLVYVENDQIALELINEYGPEHFIVCVEDENYYISHIENAGSVFIGNYTPESAGDYASGTNHTLPTNGYAKQYSGVHLDSFMKAMTFQKISKEGIKEIGEAIEIMAEAEGLQAHKNAVTLRLDSLK from the coding sequence ATGAAAAAGATATATAATCCAAACCGGGAATCCTGGGCAGAGATTTTGAAACGTCCTACTAAAACGGTGGCGGATATTGAAGCTACGGTTTTGGAAGTTTTTAAAGAAGTTCAAAAAGATGGAGATCAGGCCATTCAAAAGTATACGAAAAAATTTGATGGTGTCCGTACTGATCAAATTGTCGTTTCGCAAGAAGAATTAAGTACCGCAAACACGCTGGTTAGCGAAGAATTAAAAAATGCTATTCAGGTAGCTAAAGGTAATATCGAACGCTTTCACGAAGCTCAAAAAACTACTCAGGTACGGGTAGAAACTACTACCGGAGTGGATTGCTGGCAGGAAAAACGTCCGATTCAAAAGGTGGGATTATATATTCCAGGAGGAACCGCACCCTTGTTTTCAACCATATTAATGTTGGCTATACCTGCTAACATTGCAGGTTGTAGCGAAATTGTTTTATGTTCGCCACCGAATAATGAAGGTAAGATACATCCGGCAATTTTATATACGGCTAATCTTTGTGGAGTTACCAAAATTTGTAAAGTAGGAGGGATTCAGGCAGTAGCCGGACTTACTTTTGGTACCGATAGCATTCCTAAGGTTTATAAAATTTTTGGTCCGGGAAATCAATATGTCACGGTAGCTAAACAATTGGCAACCCAATTTGGAGTAGCAATCGATATGCCAGCAGGCCCCAGTGAATTATTGGTAGTTGCAGATACATCTGCAAATGCAGCTTTTGTTGCTTCGGATTTATTAAGCCAGGCAGAACATGGTAAGGATAGCCAGGTTATTTTAGTATCCACTTCAAAAGAATTGATAGCCGAAGTTGAAAAAGAAGTTGACGCTCAATTACAGCAATTACCCCGTATGGAAATTGCTAAAGCAGCTATTAAAAATTCAAAATTGGTTTATGTAGAAAATGATCAGATTGCCCTAGAGTTGATTAATGAATATGGGCCGGAGCATTTTATCGTTTGTGTTGAAGATGAAAATTATTATATAAGTCATATTGAAAATGCAGGTTCGGTTTTTATAGGAAATTATACGCCGGAAAGTGCCGGGGATTACGCCTCCGGAACCAATCACACTTTACCAACCAATGGATATGCCAAACAATACAGTGGGGTACATCTGGATAGTTTTATGAAAGCTATGACCTTTCAGAAAATTAGTAAAGAGGGTATTAAAGAAATTGGGGAGGCTATAGAAATTATGGCAGAAGCCGAAGGTTTACAAGCACATAAAAATGCGGTAACCTTGCGGTTGGATAGTTTAAAGTAG
- a CDS encoding DinB family protein, translated as MEAEILREFKEQTCYRLDESTRMIYKALEEINEEEIWKRFNESSNSIGNLILHLCGNIRQYAIASLGNQKDIRIRNEEFSSTGGHDKQSLLTKLSNTVEESKEVLKNCSHSEMMRKREVQGFHFTGIGIAIHVTEHYSYHTGQIAFWVKQLKNKKDLGFYKGFDLNLKNKN; from the coding sequence ATGGAAGCAGAAATTTTAAGAGAATTTAAAGAACAAACCTGTTATCGGCTAGACGAATCTACAAGAATGATTTATAAGGCTTTAGAAGAGATAAACGAAGAAGAAATTTGGAAGCGTTTTAATGAATCTTCTAATAGTATTGGAAATTTAATCTTGCATTTGTGTGGTAATATCCGTCAATATGCTATTGCTTCTTTAGGAAATCAGAAAGATATTAGAATAAGAAATGAAGAATTTTCAAGTACGGGAGGACATGATAAACAAAGTCTTTTAACTAAATTATCCAATACTGTAGAAGAAAGTAAAGAAGTTTTAAAGAATTGTTCCCATTCTGAGATGATGCGAAAAAGAGAAGTACAGGGGTTTCACTTTACCGGAATAGGAATTGCGATTCATGTGACCGAACATTATTCGTATCATACCGGACAAATTGCATTTTGGGTAAAACAATTGAAAAATAAAAAGGATTTGGGTTTTTACAAAGGATTTGATTTAAACCTTAAAAATAAAAATTAG